A single genomic interval of Lepisosteus oculatus isolate fLepOcu1 chromosome 12, fLepOcu1.hap2, whole genome shotgun sequence harbors:
- the cnot9 gene encoding CCR4-NOT transcription complex subunit 9, translating into MLATGAAVTTALAQVDREKIYQWINELSSPETRENALLELSKKRESVPDLAPMLWHSCGTIAALLQEIVNIYPSINPPTLTAHQSNRVCNALALLQCVASHPETRSAFLAAHIPLFLYPFLHTVSKTRPFEYLRLTSLGVIGALVKTDEQEVINFLLTTEIIPLCLRIMESGSELSKTVATFILQKILLDDTGLAYICQTYERFSHVAMILGKMVLQLSKEPSARLLKHVVRCYLRLSDNPRAREALRQCLPDQLKDTTFAQVLKDDTTTKRWLAQLVKNLQEVTDPRNIPLPPQ; encoded by the exons ATGTTGGCTACAGGGGCG GCTGTAACCACAGCGCTGGCGCAAGTGGATAGGGAGAAGATCTATCAATGGATCAACGAGCTGTCAAGTCCAGAAACCCGTGAGAATGCCTTGCTGGAGCTCAGCAAAAAACGGGAGTCAGTACCAGATCTGGCACCCATGCTCTGGCACTCCTGTGGTACCATAGCTGCTCTCCTGCAG GAAATTGTCAACATATATCCCTCTATAAATCCACCAACACTAACAGCACATCAGTCCAACAGAGTATGTAATGCCCTAGCACTTCTGCAATGTGTGGCTTCTCATCCAGAGACAAG GTCTGCATTTCTTGCAGCACACATCCCACTGTTCCTCtacccctttctgcacaccgtCAGTAAAACACGGCCTTTTGAGTATCTTCGGCTAACTAGCTTAGGAGTCATAG GAGCTCTGGTGAAGACAGATGAGCAAGAAGTCATCAACTTTTTACTGACCACAGAGATCATTCCACTGTGTCTGCGCATCATGGAGTCTGGCAGTGAATTGTCAAAAACG GTTGCTACTTTCATACTACAGAAAATTCTCCTGGACGACACAGGGCTCGCTTACATTTGTCAAACATACGAACGTTTCTCTCATGTTGCCATGATACTT GGAAAAATGGTCCTACAGCTGTCAAAAGAACCTTCTGCTCGCTTGCTGAAGCATGTTGTACGCTGTTATCTCCGCCTTTCTGACAATCCCAG AGCCCGAGAAGCCCTCCGCCAGTGCCTGCCTGACCAGCTCAAAGACACAACCTTTGCTCAGGTCTTAAAGGATGATACCACAACCAAGCGCTGGCTGGCTCAGCTGGTGAAGAATCTTCAAGAAGTCACAGACCCAAGGAATATTCCCCTACCTCCACAATAG